In Alteromonas naphthalenivorans, one DNA window encodes the following:
- a CDS encoding isoleucyl-tRNA synthetase: MPAVIAGPIVRRVTQSACHVWLVTPEANAPAFALTQHGATLKAEVTGTCVQVGKHAFIHLLSATVDESFTANVPIYYQLTFTATECQEKWQQEQADLLYANQTALSFCWTNKPETLLHGSCRKPHFDGDDALAQVDNLLDSAITSNSPRPDVLMMTGDQVYTDDVAGPTLQAIHQVIALLGLFEEPLDGAVLDNSSELPTHPHGFYEREQLLPQTQTNTALSSLFFGAKRKPIFTSVNAQNHLISCAEVMAMYFLVWSPALWRNVTFQVNDIATQHKDTFEKEQNAIEGFVKTLPKVRRALAHIPVYMIFDDHDVTDDWNLTRGWEQEVYGHPFSKRMIGNALTGYLLCQGWGNAPQKCTPLMAKASETFTENGMVKQDELIDQLLDFEHWNYRLDTTPPIEVLDTRTRRWRSESSMKKPSGLMDWEALCDFQHNIIGKEAVIVVSAAPIYGVKFIEAIQKTFTFFGKALTVDAENWMAHKGTANVMLNIFRHYKTPPEFIILSGDVHYSFVYDVRLRFQRNSPHITQFTCSGLKNAFPEGLIRWLDRLNRVFYGPKSVLNVFTRRRNMSVTAREPSSGYGELYNGCAIGILQISQNSTVVGCKALLSNGKEVEFPPIKDD; this comes from the coding sequence ATTCCTGCGGTGATTGCGGGCCCAATCGTTAGGCGAGTCACACAAAGTGCGTGTCATGTTTGGTTGGTAACACCTGAAGCTAATGCGCCAGCATTTGCACTAACACAGCATGGTGCAACGCTTAAAGCAGAGGTGACAGGCACCTGCGTACAAGTCGGTAAGCACGCCTTCATTCATTTATTATCTGCCACTGTTGATGAAAGCTTTACCGCCAATGTACCCATTTACTACCAACTCACCTTTACAGCGACTGAATGCCAAGAAAAGTGGCAACAAGAGCAAGCAGACTTACTTTATGCTAATCAAACTGCATTAAGCTTTTGCTGGACAAATAAACCAGAAACCCTATTGCATGGCTCATGTCGAAAGCCTCATTTTGATGGTGATGATGCCCTTGCTCAAGTTGATAATCTACTCGATAGCGCTATTACATCAAACAGCCCTCGCCCTGATGTGCTTATGATGACAGGCGATCAGGTATACACCGATGATGTAGCCGGCCCTACTTTGCAAGCCATTCACCAAGTCATTGCATTACTTGGGCTTTTTGAAGAGCCCCTTGATGGCGCGGTATTAGACAACTCGTCAGAGCTCCCTACTCACCCTCATGGTTTTTATGAACGTGAGCAGTTACTACCACAAACACAAACGAATACCGCTCTTTCATCACTCTTCTTTGGTGCCAAAAGAAAACCTATTTTCACCTCGGTGAATGCGCAAAATCACTTAATAAGCTGCGCCGAAGTAATGGCCATGTATTTCTTAGTGTGGTCGCCTGCCCTGTGGCGCAATGTGACTTTTCAAGTAAATGACATAGCCACGCAACACAAAGACACCTTTGAAAAAGAACAAAATGCCATTGAAGGATTTGTGAAAACGTTGCCCAAAGTCCGCCGTGCACTGGCGCATATTCCCGTTTACATGATTTTTGACGATCACGATGTTACCGACGACTGGAACTTAACCCGCGGTTGGGAACAAGAAGTTTATGGACACCCTTTTTCTAAACGTATGATTGGTAACGCCCTAACCGGTTACCTACTTTGCCAAGGATGGGGCAATGCGCCGCAAAAATGCACGCCGTTAATGGCTAAAGCCAGTGAAACCTTTACCGAAAATGGCATGGTCAAGCAAGATGAACTCATTGACCAATTGTTAGACTTTGAACATTGGAATTACCGCTTAGACACCACGCCCCCTATTGAGGTACTCGATACCCGAACGCGACGTTGGCGCTCTGAATCGAGTATGAAAAAGCCGTCAGGCTTGATGGACTGGGAAGCCTTATGCGACTTTCAGCATAACATTATTGGAAAGGAAGCGGTGATAGTGGTGTCGGCCGCCCCTATTTACGGGGTGAAGTTTATTGAAGCCATCCAAAAGACTTTCACCTTCTTTGGCAAAGCACTTACTGTGGATGCCGAGAACTGGATGGCGCACAAAGGCACGGCGAATGTTATGTTGAATATTTTTCGACATTACAAAACGCCCCCTGAATTTATTATTCTGTCAGGTGATGTTCACTACTCGTTTGTATACGATGTACGATTACGTTTTCAGCGCAATAGCCCTCACATCACCCAATTTACCTGTAGCGGATTAAAGAATGCGTTTCCCGAAGGCTTAATTCGCTGGTTAGATAGGCTTAACCGTGTTTTCTACGGGCCAAAATCTGTGCTTAACGTGTTCACAAGGCGCAGAAATATGTCGGTTACCGCCAGAGAACCATCATCAGGATACGGTGAGCTCTATAACGGCTGCGCCATCGGTATATTACAAATTTCACAAAATAGTACAGTTGTTGGCTGCAAAGCTTTGTTGAGCAACGGTAAAGAGGTAGAATTCCCGCCCATAAAAGATGATTAG
- a CDS encoding CLCA_X family protein, translating into MTQGRIHQDFYRNGPSHRDGADVTFQDIRKLFNFSSITIGKWVTADEQQIAANLFFDALYDLATILNVNEQVLSLNGTLSLAFGSGGQKGASAHYNSARRQLALAKNAGAGALAHEWFHAFDHYIAPKMFADAGPGSFASQAWLDNVPLNPHPLNEKLSNCFSSLFLDNNNRPNDYFVRSVEADRALKIYYYAMPQEMAARAFEACVQDHTIKNAFLVQGTKRSTEARLGIYPHGNLRIALNESLMLYFYQLGVAISHKQS; encoded by the coding sequence GTGACCCAAGGGCGCATACATCAAGATTTCTATCGCAATGGACCTAGCCATAGGGATGGTGCCGATGTCACTTTTCAAGATATTCGCAAACTGTTTAATTTTTCGAGTATCACCATTGGAAAATGGGTAACGGCTGATGAACAACAAATAGCGGCTAACCTTTTCTTCGACGCCTTGTATGATCTGGCCACCATTTTAAACGTTAACGAACAAGTGCTGTCCTTAAACGGCACATTGTCGTTAGCCTTTGGTAGTGGCGGTCAAAAAGGCGCTAGCGCCCATTATAATAGTGCACGAAGACAGCTCGCACTGGCTAAGAATGCCGGTGCAGGCGCATTAGCTCATGAGTGGTTTCATGCGTTTGATCATTATATTGCGCCCAAAATGTTTGCCGACGCGGGCCCTGGTAGCTTCGCTTCGCAAGCTTGGCTAGATAATGTTCCACTAAATCCCCATCCGCTCAATGAAAAACTGAGTAATTGCTTCTCTTCGTTGTTTTTAGACAACAATAATCGGCCTAACGATTATTTTGTACGATCTGTAGAGGCGGATCGCGCATTAAAAATCTATTACTATGCGATGCCCCAAGAAATGGCCGCCAGAGCCTTTGAGGCCTGCGTTCAAGACCATACGATCAAAAACGCATTCTTAGTTCAAGGAACAAAAAGATCAACAGAGGCTAGACTTGGCATTTATCCTCATGGTAATTTGCGTATAGCGCTCAATGAGTCGTTGATGTTGTATTTTTACCAATTAGGCGTCGCCATTTCCCACAAACAATCATAA
- a CDS encoding ExbD/TolR family protein gives MKRKKHTSAEDEAQIDMTPMLDIVFIMLIFFIVTTSFVKEKGLDTNRPEDNQSNNDQPSKALSIRIAADGTIMMGGREVDIRRVVANTQTYLAENNTDSAAIQADEDTEHGTVVEVMNQVKVAGIAKVSVLVKKG, from the coding sequence ATGAAAAGAAAAAAGCATACCTCGGCCGAAGACGAGGCTCAGATTGATATGACCCCCATGTTGGACATCGTGTTCATCATGTTGATTTTCTTCATCGTAACGACCTCGTTCGTGAAAGAAAAAGGGTTAGATACAAACCGCCCAGAAGACAATCAGTCTAATAATGATCAGCCTTCTAAAGCCCTATCTATTCGTATAGCTGCTGATGGCACTATCATGATGGGTGGCCGTGAAGTTGATATCCGCCGTGTTGTTGCAAACACGCAAACTTATTTAGCGGAAAACAACACTGATTCAGCAGCTATCCAAGCTGATGAAGATACTGAACACGGTACAGTGGTAGAAGTAATGAACCAGGTTAAAGTAGCTGGTATCGCTAAAGTGTCGGTACTGGTTAAGAAAGGCTAG
- the msrA gene encoding peptide-methionine (S)-S-oxide reductase MsrA — protein MANLQVATLAGGCFWCIESAFNTVEGVEKAVSGYAGGEDASPTYETVCGGGTGHAEVVQVTYDADNISYREILEIFFALHDPTQLNRQGNDVGTQYRSAVFYHDDAQKDAAEAIIKEITTEEIWPEPVVTEVVPIDNYHQAEDYHQDYFKNNPQNQYCSMVVAPKLAKFKKTFASRLRKQA, from the coding sequence ATGGCAAATTTACAAGTAGCCACCCTAGCTGGCGGGTGTTTTTGGTGTATAGAGTCAGCATTTAATACTGTTGAAGGTGTTGAAAAAGCAGTATCCGGGTATGCGGGCGGCGAAGATGCCTCACCAACTTATGAAACAGTTTGTGGTGGCGGTACTGGTCACGCTGAAGTCGTTCAAGTTACCTACGATGCCGATAACATCAGTTATCGAGAGATATTAGAGATTTTCTTTGCACTGCACGATCCTACGCAATTAAACCGTCAAGGTAACGATGTGGGCACTCAATACCGTAGCGCGGTTTTCTATCATGACGATGCGCAAAAAGACGCTGCAGAAGCCATAATAAAGGAAATTACCACGGAAGAGATTTGGCCTGAGCCGGTTGTCACCGAAGTTGTGCCCATTGATAACTACCATCAGGCTGAAGACTACCATCAGGATTACTTTAAAAATAATCCGCAGAACCAATACTGTTCTATGGTAGTCGCACCTAAACTAGCGAAGTTTAAAAAGACATTTGCTTCACGTTTACGTAAGCAAGCATAA
- a CDS encoding SDR family NAD(P)-dependent oxidoreductase → MADNPKTEQNTAEQSANTVSLVIGASGGIGRALVHLLLSADTGEDENPKKVIALSRSGFKDPTWTDNVTAISLPEHNERSIEAFVKDLQAQGTRVKLAIVATGVLHNETLGLRPEKRLEDISEKALATYFAVNSTLPALWMKYLVTVMVKENPLIVCISARVGSISDNKLGGWYGYRASKAALNMLVKTAAVEYTRRLKEPLLVCYHPGTVDTGLSAPFQKNVKAKKLFTPEFTANQLLTHLSTLSAYRHSNHDESCHFIDWDGKVVTW, encoded by the coding sequence GTGGCAGATAACCCCAAAACTGAGCAAAATACGGCTGAGCAAAGCGCTAATACGGTGTCTCTCGTGATAGGGGCGTCGGGCGGAATAGGGAGGGCTCTGGTTCATTTATTGTTAAGCGCTGACACCGGTGAGGATGAGAATCCTAAAAAGGTAATAGCCCTTAGCCGCAGTGGTTTTAAAGACCCTACTTGGACCGATAATGTGACGGCAATTAGCTTGCCGGAACACAATGAACGCAGTATAGAGGCGTTTGTTAAAGACCTTCAAGCGCAAGGTACACGAGTGAAGTTAGCGATTGTCGCGACCGGCGTACTTCACAATGAAACGCTGGGGCTTCGCCCAGAAAAACGGCTTGAAGACATAAGTGAAAAAGCGTTAGCAACTTACTTTGCCGTCAACAGTACGCTGCCTGCTTTATGGATGAAGTACTTAGTGACTGTGATGGTGAAAGAAAACCCGTTAATTGTCTGTATTAGTGCGCGGGTGGGCAGCATTTCTGATAACAAACTGGGGGGCTGGTATGGATACCGAGCTTCAAAAGCCGCGCTTAATATGTTGGTAAAAACAGCCGCGGTAGAATACACACGGCGGCTTAAAGAACCACTTTTAGTGTGTTATCACCCAGGTACTGTCGATACTGGTTTATCAGCGCCGTTTCAGAAAAACGTAAAAGCAAAAAAACTGTTCACACCGGAATTTACCGCTAATCAACTGCTTACTCACTTGTCGACACTAAGCGCTTATCGCCATTCAAACCATGACGAAAGCTGTCACTTCATTGACTGGGACGGTAAAGTGGTAACTTGGTGA
- a CDS encoding sodium-dependent transporter, translated as MSGAREQFGSRIGFILAAAGSAVGIGNLVGFPVGAAKNGGGAFLLMYAIFVFAICLPVMLAEMSVGRHAKKDPLGAYSAISGNSAKWKIAGWLAIATPFMIAVFYMVITVWIFGYLFETVSGNLDTLANPDTFGLFINSSSIFAYMAVVVGVVYLILQGGVKEGIEKAAKLLMPALFVMLIGLVVFVLTRENAMAGVKFYIIPDFSKLTASVVNGALAQAFFSLSLGMGILITYGSYIDKRADVPTSAKLVAITDTAVAFTAGLMILPAIFSFNPDINPDELSESSVSMIFTYLPNIFLALQSSIGYVGASIVASLFFLLVFFAAITSLVSIFEVPVAALMDEKGVSRKWALASLGSVMLVLAVLCTLSFGKVDALTQFASYAGVDKSLFDVIIDVFYETILPLNGFLICIFVIYRWKSANFNASLEEGSSGYRGGWFEKYVDVSLKTFIPAILLVIFINTVAVKYFGFSLFG; from the coding sequence ATGAGCGGGGCCAGAGAACAGTTCGGATCGCGCATAGGTTTTATTCTAGCAGCGGCAGGGTCGGCAGTAGGTATTGGTAACCTAGTGGGCTTTCCTGTTGGCGCGGCAAAAAATGGCGGTGGTGCATTCTTATTAATGTATGCCATTTTTGTATTCGCTATTTGCTTACCTGTGATGTTAGCGGAAATGTCAGTGGGGCGTCATGCCAAAAAGGATCCACTTGGCGCGTACAGCGCAATCAGTGGCAATTCAGCAAAGTGGAAAATCGCCGGTTGGTTAGCCATTGCTACGCCATTTATGATTGCCGTGTTCTACATGGTGATTACGGTGTGGATTTTCGGTTATCTTTTTGAAACCGTTAGCGGTAATTTAGACACCTTAGCTAACCCAGATACCTTTGGGTTATTTATTAATTCGTCGTCTATTTTCGCTTATATGGCCGTGGTTGTTGGTGTGGTTTATCTCATTCTGCAAGGCGGTGTTAAAGAGGGGATTGAAAAAGCAGCTAAGCTGCTGATGCCAGCCCTTTTTGTTATGCTAATTGGCTTAGTGGTGTTCGTACTCACCCGCGAGAATGCTATGGCAGGGGTGAAGTTTTATATCATTCCTGACTTCTCAAAGCTGACAGCAAGTGTGGTGAATGGTGCGCTCGCACAAGCGTTTTTCTCCCTCTCGCTAGGTATGGGGATTTTGATTACCTACGGCAGTTATATCGACAAGAGAGCGGATGTACCTACGTCGGCAAAACTAGTGGCAATAACAGATACCGCAGTGGCCTTCACGGCAGGCTTAATGATTCTGCCTGCGATATTCTCATTCAACCCTGATATTAATCCTGATGAACTTAGTGAGTCATCGGTGAGTATGATTTTCACCTATCTACCTAATATATTTTTAGCGCTGCAAAGCTCTATTGGGTATGTGGGGGCGTCTATCGTGGCAAGCCTGTTCTTCTTATTAGTGTTCTTTGCTGCCATCACGTCTTTAGTGTCTATTTTTGAAGTGCCAGTAGCGGCGCTAATGGACGAGAAAGGGGTAAGCAGAAAGTGGGCATTAGCATCACTTGGTAGCGTGATGCTTGTGCTAGCGGTACTGTGTACTTTGTCATTTGGTAAAGTTGATGCACTTACGCAGTTCGCCAGCTATGCAGGTGTAGATAAGTCGCTGTTCGACGTTATTATTGACGTATTTTACGAGACCATTTTGCCATTAAACGGCTTCTTGATTTGTATCTTCGTTATCTATCGTTGGAAAAGTGCAAACTTCAATGCATCCCTTGAAGAGGGGAGTTCGGGCTATCGTGGTGGATGGTTTGAAAAGTATGTCGATGTATCGCTTAAAACGTTTATCCCTGCCATCTTGTTAGTTATTTTCATCAATACCGTGGCGGTTAAATACTTCGGCTTCAGCCTGTTTGGCTAG
- the fldB gene encoding flavodoxin FldB has translation MSDNALSIGLFYGSTTCYTEMAAEKIQAQLNSLFDENIVDVHNIKDVSLGRTADYDVIIFGISTWDFGELQEDWESHWEEAHQLNLEGKTVALYGMGDQLGYADWFQDALGMLHDAIAPSNCTIIGYWPNEGYEFTASKALTEDKSHFLGLSLDDENQYDKSEERIAAWCEQLLISLAG, from the coding sequence ATGAGTGATAATGCCCTGTCGATTGGCTTATTCTACGGTTCAACAACCTGTTATACGGAAATGGCAGCGGAAAAAATTCAGGCACAATTAAATAGCTTGTTCGATGAAAACATTGTAGATGTTCACAACATTAAAGATGTGAGCTTAGGCAGAACCGCCGACTACGACGTCATTATCTTCGGAATTTCTACCTGGGACTTTGGTGAACTGCAAGAAGACTGGGAATCTCATTGGGAAGAAGCTCACCAGCTTAATTTGGAAGGTAAAACCGTAGCCTTGTATGGCATGGGCGACCAACTTGGTTACGCTGATTGGTTTCAAGATGCCTTGGGTATGCTGCACGATGCTATCGCCCCTTCCAACTGCACTATTATTGGTTATTGGCCCAATGAGGGTTATGAGTTCACAGCGTCTAAAGCGTTAACTGAAGACAAGTCACACTTTTTAGGGCTCTCATTAGACGACGAAAACCAGTACGACAAATCAGAAGAACGTATTGCTGCATGGTGTGAACAACTGCTTATATCGTTAGCGGGTTAG